TTCAAGGAACTGACTCCGATCTGCGCGTTTGCATCATATGTTGCTGCTGTGGCGACGCATTGTTTTGAAAGTGCATCAAAGGCCTTAGTGCAACCAGGATCATCTGCTCCGCCGCCACCTGGGGGGATGGTGGAGTGGCCGCTGTGGTGGCACCGGTGGCCGCCACAGCAGGGGCGGCGGCAGCTGCACTGCAGCAGGGGCAGTGGGTGCTGCAGGGGACGGGGGTCGGAATGCAGGGGCTGGACCCACCGACCATCCCCACCCGCCGCTGCGGCAGTTTGACCGAAAGGCGATCCTGCTATTCCCAGTGTAAAAAAAACTGCAACCAATTGCTGTCCCAACCGACTTCTATTTTTTCTTGAATTTAAAATTTTCATCGTCCTTACCTGCCATCCCTTTTTGGCTAATATCCCGATGAGGCGCATTCGCAAATCGGTTTGAGCCAATTATTTGCATTATGGTATCCAATTTATTAGGACTTCGCAGAAGAACGGTCTGTCAACTTCATGTCCGGATCTTACGTACTCACAGCAGGAGCTAATCCATGTCCTATCATCGTACATCCAATTCCAAATTGCAGAAACTTGATTGATAGAAAATCGACAAAAAGTTAGCTTTTGGCGTCTTTCGTCTCATTTTGAGATGGAACAAGGCCGGGGACAATTTATCTATTGGATTCGATTCGACTGAATTCGGTACGGGGAGGAATGGTGCATTCGATGTGGTAAAACGTGCACAGCCGAGACAAATAGAAAGCCGTGTAGATATCGTCAACACCATCTTTAATAATCGGCGGACTTCCTCAAGTTCAGGGGAGTCATCGGTTAATTTGAGAACCTTGATGCTGCGACCTTCAGATGCGTCGGTGGCCCACGCATAATATTCCAGGAAGTCATCAAGATGGGGATCCTTTGGGCGGATCAACAAAATCACCACGTCTTGACCGCTTATAATTTGCTCGGGAGTTGAATTCTTCATGCTGATGTGGCTCACAATCACGTTGTCGACACGACGTCTTGCAAGTAGTCTTTTAACCACGAGTTCCCATCGCGGCGAAATACACATGCCATCCGAGCAAACAAACCGAATTCGGACGGTCGGCTTATTGTAGATATCCCCGCAAGAATTGATTTTGGCAACTGACTGTTTCACCCTGTCCTGGCCCCGTCCAAAATACAATCGCAATCGCAAGTATTTCCGGAGTTCGTTTGAGAACATTATTGATAGATTTGGTAAAGGATTTCAGTCTTGCATTGAACAAAATAGAAGATACAAAAATACCCATAGTTGGAGGTTACCTCAGAGCAATCGGTGTGCCAGTCTTGGAAAGGCGAAGTTACAGGAGAGGTGAGACTTAGATGGTAAAAAAGAAAAGATCACTCAAAACTTCACCAAAATAAATATTTTACAAAATGGTTTTAAATGGGTCATCTCTGCGAGATGCCTTCTTGTTGTGGAGATTCGCTTCGGCCGTGCGCAAAAATACGCTCCCGGCCGATTCTATCACCTCAATTTTTTTGGGTTCTACTTGTTGTTGTAGAGAGTAATCGCGCTCAGCGAATTTTTTATATGTCCTTCGATGAGCTTAGTCGTGTAGTGACGTATAGTAAGGTATTATTCTTCCTATCATAGATTCTTCTGACGTTTAGTTCCTTAAAGAGATTAAAAAATTTCTTATTAAAGCCACCCTTGTCGACAGAGAAAATATCCTCTCCTTCAGAGCTCTTTTCAATTTTCCTCAAGTCACTTTCAGATATTGGACCCGTTTGTCGGCAGGCTATACTTGAATCTGACGGATCACTTGAAAAGTCAGACCAGTTGCTTCCACGGTTGAAACAAAACAGGTTGCTCCAGATACAACTGGATCTTGAAATGCCAATACCTTCAGTTTATTGCTAGCAAGGAAGTTCCAGCCCTGGTGCCCATACTAAATCCACCGACCTCCTCCGCAAGAACAGATCCGCTGGCCACCGCAACCAAAAGAGCTAAAAACACTTTTCATAAATTTCCTCACTTCTGATGTTTATTGTTTTGAATATTCTCACAGAGAATCCCCCCTTTTGAGAGATCCCTATCTAGCTATGGCTTTATCCTGGAGTGTCCCTGTTAAAGCCAGATTTTCTTGGGTTTCAGAAAAGAAGTAAAAGTAATTTGGTATTTTTATCTTCCCTTCATTCGGCTGGATACCTTCCTCCAACGGGAGAAAACTGGGATCCCGTGAGTTTTTAGAAGCTTGATTAGATTTTCCTGTGAGTTTGGCTCAGAGAGGTAATTTTTAAAGGGCCAGTAATAACACCCTTTATGAATTCACCATCATACTGATCTATGGCGCCCAATTTTCGCCCCCATCTTTCCACTTCTTGAGAGTCATCGTAGTGTTCGATTCCGAATGTCGACAACGGCTCCATTTTGAAAGATTAAGATGATCATTCCTTCAACGTTAATCGTACCCTGCGCAAATGTCTGGGAGACAGTTCCGTTCTCCTGATATCGGACGCCAACGGCAAACGGAATAATGATCTCCAAATGACTATTTGATGGAGCAAGAATTTGACTGACCTTGACATCGAAGTCCCGAATTTGCAGCCACTTCAGTTGACTTAAGATAGCGTCCGCTCCAATGAGTGGTTTCAATTTGCTCGCTTAGTTTGGGGTCAATCGCGCCCTCTTTAATAATTTCGATATCGTTCCATCCGGGAAACCGGAGGTAGTTTTTCGTGTCGAGGCTCCTCGCCTGAGCGGTCGGCACCGGTGAATAGTTAGGAGACTTAGTCTCGTTCGGTTCAGCAAAAGCCGAAAGCCCAAATCCTATGAGTGTCGTTAGAAGCAAGGGTGTAGGTGTAATTCTTATCATTGAATTCTCCTTAGAACGTTGTAGAAGTTTGTTTCCGAGTCGCGGTTCGATATTCAGCAAGAATGGGGCCAGGTTTTCTTGGCATCAGCGGGATCGTGATGACGAGGCAATTGAGCAACTAAACATAAACATATCGTTAAGGGAGGCATTTTAGTGAATAGGCATCATATAACATTAGAGGTCTTTAAAAAAATACTGTGTCTGTGTTCCTTCGTGTTCGTTCTTGGGGGCACGCGACGTAAAGGCGAGAGGGGAAGTTGAATCTCATGGTACCTATTGGTCAAATGGACGTTTTCTTGGTCGACCTCTTAAATCTTCCGAGGACAAGGGGATTTTTTCCAGGACTAGGGAACAATGGAGCTTGAAGTCAGTTACGGGGCCATAGAGGGGCATGACAAGTATCTCGGATTGAATTTTTCGGTTTCAACCAAGTCTTCAGCGGTCCTAGAGAAATTTCTGCCTTCTGATCTCAATAAAACCTATGTGCTTAGCTATGAGCATCCCTACCCTCTGAATCCTGTTTGGAACGATACCCACTGGCTTTATAACTGACATCAAAGACGTTGAATCCAGCAACTCTGTTCCGTCTTTCATGAAAATTGAAGTACCAAAGACGGAGGGTCGTTTTGGATCTTACAGTCCTGATGGATCCCGAAACGGTGTTTGCTGAGGTCGAGGTGGGGATTTTTTGTCAAAGGTTTGCACTTTTAACCCTGCACCTCGGCGGCATGGCGGGAGGGAAAGATCCGTCAAGCGTTTTTACGGATATGGTTATTTATGGAGAGAAAATTGTGCTGCTGCAGAGGCTCTTTGCCCTTTTCCGCGAGGTCAGAGTGGGATACCGCAGGACTTTATTGAAGTCTGGGAAGGTTCGACCCGAATTGTTCACAGATCGATGTTTTAGAGCAAGTAGGGCAATTGAAACAAAGCGCAACCGGCGCTGCTAGACTAGAGGAAATTAAAAGAGCATTATTGGAGGATCCTGAATTTTTGAAGAAACTAAAGATGCAACTTGATCGAGAACTAGAAGATGCCGTTATCCGGTCGTGGATGTGACTTTTGCGGCAGGGGGAAGCTGAGTTTTTAAGGCCGACCCAGAAATGGGCCGGCCCGCTGGTGAATTTTTTTTCTTATTATCTGCGCCGTCCGCAGGACCGAGTAGACACTTCGCCTCGGCCCCGGTTGCATTCAACTACCCGGCAGTCGATGAGGCGCTCATTCCTGCATTGGAAGATGGCGTCGCGGGCAGCTTTCTCTTCGGAGG
The genomic region above belongs to Bdellovibrionales bacterium and contains:
- a CDS encoding CreA family protein; its protein translation is MGISRSSCIWSNLFCFNRGSNWSDFSSDPSDSSIACRQTGPISESDLRKIEKSSEGEDIFSVDKGGFNKKFFNLFKELNVRRIYDRKNNTLLYVTTRLSSSKDI